From the Bacilli bacterium genome, one window contains:
- a CDS encoding U32 family peptidase has translation MTATLDMPKTRATKSGRTLKRPELLAPAGNLEKLKFAVHYGADAVYIGGQKYGLRSNADNFTLDEMREGVAFARQYGAKVFVAANIYAHNEDLDGIPDYLRGLQEAGISAIIAADPAIIEAAKQAAPQLEIHLSTQQSTMNWQAVRFWKEEGLSRVVLAREVSLADIREIKRRVDIEIETFIHGAMCSSFSGRCVLSNHFTGRDSNRGGCCQSCRWKYDLYEQGGQKALDDFAFQINDQDDDPFAMSAKDMGMIEHVPALINAEIDSFKIEGRMRSLHYVATVVSAYRRAIDAYLADPDHYELQREWVEDIWKAANRPLNTGFYFGKPGHEDHIYGEQEKAAAYDFAGVVLDYDEESKCARIQQRNHFKTGQEIEFFGPSGTLFRQTVTEIRDEEGNRLDAARHPLQIVRVRTDQPVAPLNLMRKRI, from the coding sequence ATGACGGCAACATTGGACATGCCCAAAACGCGGGCGACGAAAAGCGGGCGGACATTGAAACGCCCGGAGTTGCTTGCCCCGGCGGGAAATTTGGAAAAGCTGAAATTTGCGGTGCACTATGGCGCCGATGCTGTATATATAGGCGGGCAAAAATACGGACTGCGCTCCAATGCCGATAATTTTACCCTGGACGAGATGCGGGAAGGCGTGGCGTTTGCGCGCCAATATGGCGCAAAAGTCTTTGTGGCGGCCAATATTTATGCGCATAATGAAGATTTGGACGGCATACCCGACTATTTGCGCGGCTTGCAGGAAGCGGGAATATCCGCCATCATCGCCGCTGATCCGGCCATTATCGAAGCAGCCAAACAAGCGGCTCCGCAATTGGAGATTCACCTGAGCACGCAGCAATCGACAATGAATTGGCAAGCCGTCCGGTTTTGGAAAGAAGAAGGGCTAAGTCGCGTTGTATTGGCGCGGGAAGTTAGCCTCGCAGACATTCGCGAAATCAAGCGCCGCGTGGATATCGAGATTGAAACGTTCATTCATGGCGCGATGTGCTCGTCTTTTTCCGGACGCTGTGTTTTGTCCAATCATTTTACCGGCCGGGACTCGAACCGCGGCGGTTGCTGCCAATCGTGCCGCTGGAAATACGATTTGTACGAGCAAGGCGGCCAAAAGGCGCTTGACGACTTTGCTTTTCAAATAAACGACCAGGACGATGATCCGTTTGCGATGAGCGCAAAGGATATGGGCATGATCGAACATGTTCCCGCGCTGATCAATGCGGAAATCGACAGTTTTAAAATTGAAGGGAGGATGCGCAGCCTGCATTATGTCGCGACTGTGGTCAGCGCGTACCGGCGGGCGATTGACGCTTATTTGGCCGACCCCGACCATTATGAATTGCAACGGGAGTGGGTCGAAGATATCTGGAAAGCGGCCAACCGCCCTTTGAATACGGGATTTTATTTTGGCAAACCCGGCCACGAGGACCATATCTACGGCGAACAGGAGAAAGCCGCGGCATACGATTTCGCCGGTGTTGTGCTCGATTACGATGAAGAGTCAAAATGCGCGCGCATTCAACAAAGAAATCATTTCAAAACAGGCCAGGAAATTGAATTTTTCGGCCCGAGTGGAACGTTATTCCGGCAGACTGTCACGGAAATTCGCGACGAGGAAGGCAATCGGCTTGATGCCGCCCGCCACCCGCTGCAAATTGTCCGCGTGCGCACCGATCAGCCGGTCGCTCCGCTTAACTTGATGCGGAAAAGAATTTGA